The genomic segment ACCCCTGGGTGCCAGCATACAATCACCGCCCGCCACGGCCCGGTTCaccccttgctgctgctggtCCCCGACGGCCCCGCTCGGCTGAACACCCCGCGATGCGTTCCCAGCGTCGCTGCTGAAGCTGTGGTACCGGGAGCTGGAGGAGCCCCTGATCCCGCACGAGTTCTACGAGCAGTGCATCGCGCACTACGAGAGCCCGGAGGCCGCTGTGGCCGTGGTGCACGCGCTGCCCCGCATCAACCGCCTGGTGCTGTGCTACCTCATCCGCTTCCTCCAGGTAGGCGGTGGCACCCCGCCCCCTCTGCGCTGCTTCCCGCCCCCTCCGCTCCCGGCTCGGGCCCACCCGCCGCTCCCCCCGCAGGTGTTCGTGCAGCCTGCCAATGTGGCCATCACCAAGATGGACGTCAGCAACCTGGCCATGGTGATGGCGCCCAACTGCCTGCGCTGCCGCTCAGATGACCCGCGGGTCATCTTTGAGAACACTCGCAAGGAGATGTCCTTCCTGCGCGTGCTCATCCAGCACCTGGACACCAGCTTCATGGAGGGCGTGCTATAGCGCGTGGGCACGGAAGGACCGAGGGTGGGGACAGAGCCTGCCCGGGTGCGCCTGGGCAGGGGGGCAcgcggggaggggggaggggatgcCCCAGACGCGGAGGTAGCATGCCGGCTCCGCCCATGCCCGCCCCAGCCCTGGaacccccatctcccccaccctGGCCCTCGGCCAGAAGGCGCAGCCGGGAAGGGcgcctccgccccgcccccggcctctGGCTGGTTCGTTAGGCGCGACCCCGCCCATCGCCAGCCGCCGGTCGGCAGCGAGAAAGTGCCTTCTGTTTCCTGGAGCCAAGTGACACTGCCCCTCCCGGCCGGCCCGAGAGCACAAGCCGCCCTCCCTGGGGCAAGCCATCTTGCTggggtgctgtgctcagtctggTCCCAGCCTAGGCCCAGCCCGGCtacccctcccttcctctgccctggGGGTTTACTGGTCCTGGTCTTCGACTTTCACCCTCCCCAATTCCTCCCGCCCCTCTACCCTACCCCCCGCCACCTGTGGCTTCCAGAGTGGTGACTGCACAGGAATTTGGGGTCTTCAGGGCTCTGGGCTGTCCACCACCAGAGCAGAGTCCGGCCAGTCCAGGGCCCAGTAAGCTCTCTGGGCGGGAAGGAGCCTCCAAGCCAAAGTCctccggggtggggggcagggttgGGCAGGCATtcttggggcagggtgggggaggggcgagaATATTTTTTCCTCGTGTAACTATAAATTCAGAATCTATCCCGCATCCCAACCCGCCTGTGTATAGAGATATAAATAGAGCGAAAGATATAAGAACTAAATTTGCTAATGACATAGTCTTAACCCAAATGCTATTTATTTCTGAGTCGTCCTCCCCCATCCTCCGCAGACAAGTTGCTATCattccttcattttcttcacCTTCTTGGCTTTGACCAAAAAGCGAATCCTGCCCTATCCCCGTCCAAGACCTGCAGCAGATGAGAGGGCAGGAGCCCAGAACGGGGGACCAGAGGGGCACCAGAGGCTGTCCTTCCTCGAGGCCAGAGCGCTCGCGGGCAGGGTGAGGATAGGGAGGCGGAGGTACCCAGACTCTACATTTTCCATTTTGGAATTTTGGGTTCCAATCGttataaatcttaatttatccccagtttatatatatatatattttttagagttgagtttttatttattattaaaaaaaagccCAGCCGTGCCGAGGCCCGGTGTCCCCCTGGGAGAAGGTCCTGGGTCCGGTGGTCTCGAGGCTTGGGTACCGGCAGCCCGGCCAAAGACTGGCTCTGACGCATGGACTCGAGAGATGAAAACACTTTGTGCGAATAAAGTACGTATGGACACTTCCGAGTCTGTCGCCTCCCATTCCTTCCAGTGGCAGCAAGGCAGCTATCAGCAGCCAGTCGGTTGCGGGTGTGGGCACCCGGATGGACGTAAGGTCAAGGGAGAATAGGGGAGGGGTTCGGGAAGGAGAGGAAGGTACCTCCAGGGGATGGGGCGAGGCACCTGAGATACTCCATTTGAGCCCGTAAGCTCTGCTTGATTGCctgcgggtggggtgggggcggcaggCGGGGTTCTGACCTATCGTATGGCCCAAGCTGGCATAGGCTTTCTGGGCGGTGTTTATTCACCACCTGCCTACAGCAGCCACCCTCACATGCAGGCTGCCCAGCCGGCCCGGCTTCCTGAGGGCGGGGGTACATTGCACGTACCTCGCTCACGTGAGGACAGCCAGTCTCCGCGGGCGGAGGGACAGGGCCTGCATGCCCAGCGAAGTCCAGGCCCAGCCGAAGTCCCTGTTCCCGAAACCGACCGCACCTGCGTCTCACACTAGAACCCCAACGTCGGGCGGTTCCGCTCGCCACCCTTTCCCCAGCCGGAACTGCTGGGCGGCGTGCCCCTGACACCTAGAGAAGGGAGTGTCGGGAACGCCAGGGGTTGGGAGGAGAGAAGCGGGTAGGGGTGGGCGGGGGACGAGCTCCGTGGCCGCAGACGGAACCCAAAGCACGAGGCCATGACCGCCGGGGGACCGGTGTTCCCACAGCACCTGCCCCGCATGACCTCCGGCCGTTTCCGGCGCAGGAGAAGGATGTGGGCGATGAGCGGGGCGCTGCGGCCCTGGGTTCTAATCTTGGCACGGTCCCCGGGAGCCCGGACCTacgctgggggcgggggcgtcTCCTACACGCAGGGCCAGAGCCCAGAGCCTCGGACGCGCGAGTACTTTTACTATGTGGATCATCAGGGCCaggtgggcgggggcggggtcttTACAGTAAGGCAACCCGGCCTCCCAGGTCGCGCTGGAAACACTAGGACGCGCGGCTATGGACCCCTATGGCCCCAAAGGGTTAGGCCCCCAGCGGGCAACGTCCCGCGCGTGGCTGCGCCCTGCGGGCTTTGCATCTCCCAGTCCTGCGGCCCCCGCCGCCGCGCCTGATTTGGAAGCCCTGGCGGTGGCATCCACCTTACACACAAGGAAGCAATTCAGAGAGCCTCTGCGGAGGAAGTGGCACATCTCACTAAAAActaaaagggaggagggaagaggcgcGGAAAGGGCATGCCAGCTGAGAGAATCTGTGCTTGAGGAAGTAAGGCGGGAGGGGGGGCGGGATAGATGTGGGGAGGTCGGCAGGGCTCCCAAATTTATCTTCCACGAGTCTCCCTGCACATGGTGTCCACAGACGAGCAAAGAAGCGGACATCAGCCCGGGCTTAGGCCCACCAGGGCCTTCTCGCCCTGGGACAGCTCTCCCGAGCTGCTACTCAAGGGCCACGGTCTGCTTCTCTGCAGCTTTTCCTGGACGACTCCAGAATGAAGAACTTCACCACATGCTTCAAAGGTACCGATGCTCCTTCcacccccaccttccctcttccttCGGGAAAGACTCTTAAGGGTTCGCGCTGCCCAAACTGCCAGCCGTCCTGCCCGCGTTAGGAGGCTGGCCGTACTGTGCTTAAAAGCTCCCTAACTAAAGTGAGGCCTGGGCGGCTCTCCGACAGCCGGCGCAAGCCCTTGGTGCAGCCCAGGGAGAGCCGCCTGCCTGGGGCAGTAGGGCCCAGGGGACTCGGGGTCTGGCGTGCTGAGCAGTCACGccctttccccctcctccctaCAGATCCGCAGTTCCTGGTCATGTTCTTCTCCCGCCTGAGACCCAACCGCAGCGGGCGCTACGAGgcctccttccccttcctctcgCTCTGCGGCAGGGAACGCAACTTCCTACGCTGCGAAGACCGGCCCGTGGTCTTCACGCACCTTCTGGCCGCGGGCCCCGCGCCCCAGCGCCTCTCCTACTGCGGCGGCGGCGAGGCCCTGGCTGTGCCCTTCGAGCCGGCGCGCTTGCTGCCTCTGGCCACGAATGGGCGTCTCTACCACCCAGCCCCGGAGCGCGCGGGCGGCGTGGGCCTGGTGCGATCGGCCCTGGCCTTCGAGCTCAGCGCTTGCTTCGAGTACGCGCCAGGCGCGCCCGAGCTGCCCTCGCATGTGCGCTGGCAGGGCCGCCGTTTCGCACTCACCATGGACCTGGCCCCGCTCCTGCTTGCTGCCACGCCGCCCTGAACCGCGGGCCAGCATCCGCTGGCACCCGCAGCGCCCCGGGCCGCGTCGCTGCGCACGCGCCACCCGGAGAGCGCGCCGGCCGAGTGCGCGTGCGCGGCGAAGGTGCGCCGCGGCCCCGCCCCACCGGCGCTGTCCGAGGTGGCGCCGCGGACCGAGTCCCGACGCCGGCAGGGGCGGGGTCTCCGGGGCCCTACTCCCTCCACACACCCCCGGCCTGGGGCGTTTTCATCCTGTGGTCTGCCCCGCGCTCGCGACGGCGGATCGGGGCGGCCGGGCGGGAGGCGCGGGGGCTCCAGTGCGCGAGCCCGAGCGGCGCCCGTCCCTCCCCCGCCGGGTGCTGCTCTGTGGGCCGGGGTTCGGCGGGGGAGCCGCGCCGCGGGAGCGTCAGGTGAGGGGGCGCCCGGCCCAAGGTCAGCGGGCGTGGGGCGGGATCAGGGCCCATCCTGGCTCTGTCTCTGTCGACTACCAAGAAGGGCGTGCGACCTAACGGGGACCACGCCCTGCCCTGAACCTGCCCTGGACAGACCGCGCCGAAGGGGATGCAGGGGGCCCATCGGGCCTCGCACTGCGGAGAAGAGCGAAGCAGGGCTTCCTCCATTATCCCTTCACTCACCCCTCCTCGCACAGATGGGCCCCCTGGAGACTGACAGCTGTTGCCAAATCCAGTATGTTACACCCCACCTCCTACCCAGTCAGATTAGGAGAGTTTCGGCTGGGTTAAAGTATTTCTGAGCTAGCCTCCCCTGCTCTTCCTGCTTGAGTCCTCAACCATGCCCAGGCCAGCTCTTCCACACGTATCAGCATCTAGGGGGTGTCCACGTGAGCAGCAATCCTCTTAAGTCCTTAAGAAGAGGCCAAGAATCTTCTCTGAGAGGCCTTGCCGCTGAAAGCTGGGTGGGCACTCTAGGCCAGCCCTTTTGCTGAGGGAAGTGGGTCCCAGGGGCTAAGAATGCTCCCCAACTTCTTGGGGTTcacacacattctgagacacctgggaattGCTTCTGCCTAGACCAAAGCAATTACATTAAAACTTTCACTGTGCCTTCTTCTCTTCAGTAATTTTAAATAACCATGTGAGTTAAATTTAGAGCAAGATTTAAACACCAAGGCCACTTGGTAACTTTCCAGAGGACACACTCCTCCTAGTAGACCTGGTGAACAGGCAGGTGTTCAGAGCAGAGACCATTTGAAGTGGAGGCTAGCTGATGGCACACCTCAGCCCCACCATCCAACTGGACTCGTTGTGCTTTGAACTGGACTCATTGTGCCTTGAAGGAGACTCAGGTCTTCTCTTTCTAGGATCACAGCTGCATGTGTAtaaaccccaaaacaaaacactacACACTCCTTCAAAGTCCAGGAGATATCTGAGCACAGAACCTACTTGGCAAACTACACTAGAAACTCAGTTGGTGACCCAAGGTTCCTTCTTTCACAGCCCAGTCATCCCAAGGACCCACCTACCCCCAAAGATGGATGCATCTTTCTAAGAGTCAGCATGGAGAACACAGGCCCCACAGCTGAACTGGCTTTCCTATTTGCCTCATCCTCCAATTCCCTAGCAAGTTCCCTGAGAAAAAGCTCTAATTATAGCTAAGCTGTTCTACCCACTCCCACCCCAAGTAGGGCAGGGCCAGAGCCTGGACAAAAGTATGCCTCCAttttcctggggctgctgctccccccacccccctgcccctgccccccgcaGAGACCAGTTGTGCCCGTGTCCTCAAGTCACAACAGGAAAATCCGAGTGTTAGGGACACAGCATGAGTTCTAGGGATAAAAATGACAAGAGTAAATTCTAGATCAAAATTAGGTGAGGACAAGGACAAACACTAGCAGCAGGGAGACTTGTGCCCTGTCCTGAGGTTATGCAAAGGACCCCTGATCTGGGCTCTGTATCTTGAGGTCTCATGCCAGTGCTCAAGGGTGAGTTCATGCACACCAGGGGATGTGTCTGCTCAGAGCCTTCCCTTCTAGTCCATGCTTTGGTGACTGACCCTGAACTCTACCCACGGGTTCCCAAGCCCATGGCAGCCTCTTGCACCTAAGCTCCAAGGAGTGGCTGGATGTTGGGTTGTAGAGGGCACTTCAGTCCATGTGTCCACGTGCATGAGCAAGAAACCCTTCAGTACCAGGCAgatgggggatggggagagaaaaGTGTTGGGGTGGTATAGGCTTCCCTCCTgcggcctgtgtgtgtgtggcgagACTCTGAAGACAAGAGAAATTCTAAATTGAAACCTGATGCTCCAgatctttgacttttttttttttaagctttttataaaggaaagcaatgaaattttattttactacGTTCTTACACCTATTTCAAGCTTCAAAACTCAGACACCGTGTGTGCCTCCGTTCATGCTTTTCCCTGGCTCTCAAATGTTAGGGACAGGCCTGCCAACCTGTGTTTCAGGAGTTGCATCCCATCGGGGCCAGACTGTAGAGAGGCTGCTGGAAAGGCTGCAGGTTTGTGGCCTGCAGCCGGTCCCGCGGGAGATGGCCCCAGGGGCGCCTGCACTGCTGCTATTGTCGCTGCTGTCACTGCCGGGTCTCCCGCCTCGCGCTGCCGCCTGCCCCGCCGCCTGCCGCTGCTACAGCGCCACGGTGGAGTGCGGTGCTCTGCGACTGCGCGTGGTCCCTCCTGGAATCCCACCCGGGACGCAGGTGGGCACCGCGTGGGGCTGCCGGGCTGCGGACAAGGGGTGCCAGCAAAACGGAGGGACGGGTGTGTGAGTCTCCCCATGGGTGAATGGGGCGCTCTAGGGAAAAGAAAGACCCCTTCAGAGGGGTAAACGCCGTCTCTCCCTCCGACACAGACGCTGTTCCTGCAGGACAATAGCATCGCGCGCTTGGAGCCCGGCATCCTGGCGCCCCTTGCCTCCCTGCGCCATCTCTACCTGCACAACAACAGCCTACACGCCCTGGAGTCGGGCGCCTTCCGCGCGCAGTCGCGCCTGCTGGAACTGGCGCTCACTGGCAACCGGCTGCGCGGCTTGCGCGTCGGCGCTTTCGCAGGCCTGGCCCAACTGCGCGTGCTCTACCTAGCTGGGAACCAGCTGGTACAGCTGCTGGATTTCACTTTCCTACACTTGCAGGTGAGGTGGGAGGAGTGTGCAAGAAGGGTAGAGGTCCTCCTGCACTGCCACCTGCCCTACCGGGCTGGAGTagtgaaggggaaaaaaggcagCCCAGGCTAGTCTGGTAAGAAGGGGACCTGTCCCCCAGGGCCCTTTTCTCTGATGATCTGTCCCTGCTTCAGCGACTGCAGGAGCTACACCTGCAGGACAACAGCATTGAGCTGCTGGAGGACCAGGCTCTGGCTGGGCTCTCCTCACTGGCACTGCTGGACCTCAGCAGGAACCAGCTGGGCACCATCAGCCGGGAGGCCCTGCAGCCACTGGCCAGCCTGCAGGTCCTGCGCCTCACAGGTAACTTTCTGGGGGCAAGGGGCTCTCATGCAAAGGCAGCTTCCTTGGCCACAGTGGTGGCACTAG from the Budorcas taxicolor isolate Tak-1 chromosome 14, Takin1.1, whole genome shotgun sequence genome contains:
- the C14H8orf82 gene encoding UPF0598 protein C8orf82 homolog; translation: MTAGGPVFPQHLPRMTSGRFRRRRRMWAMSGALRPWVLILARSPGARTYAGGGGVSYTQGQSPEPRTREYFYYVDHQGQLFLDDSRMKNFTTCFKDPQFLVMFFSRLRPNRSGRYEASFPFLSLCGRERNFLRCEDRPVVFTHLLAAGPAPQRLSYCGGGEALAVPFEPARLLPLATNGRLYHPAPERAGGVGLVRSALAFELSACFEYAPGAPELPSHVRWQGRRFALTMDLAPLLLAATPP